Part of the Sodalinema gerasimenkoae IPPAS B-353 genome is shown below.
TCCCTTGGCAACTTTGGCAACGTTCGCAGTGATTCGCCATCGTGTTTTGGAACGGTTGGTGGCCGATGTTCGCAGTAAGTTGGGCAAGTTGGGGGATTTGGAAAACCAGTTAGATCACTCCAGTCGGAAGGCAGATCGGTTATTGGAGGAACTCGAACAGGCTGTTCTCCAGGCCCACCAACAGGCGCGATCGCAGGTGGATGGCTTAACCCAGGAAATGGAAGTGCAGATGGATCAACTGCATCAGGTGGAACGAATTCGCAATGAGTGTTTGCATCAGTTGCAGGTGGCGGTGTTGGAGGCCTACGAGGCCAAAGATGAGAAGTTAGCAGAAATTCAGAAAATTAGCCCCCGCGCCATTTTGCAGTCCATGAAGCCGGAGTTACGGCAAAAAATTGACCGGGTGTCGCAACGGTTGTCCGCGATTCAGGCAATTCAGGAAGCGAATCGAACCTTACCGATTGCGGCTGGAGGGAATGCCGTTGCAGACGCTGTTGCAGAACCCGAACCCCCCTCAACCCCAGTCGAAACCTCCAACCCCTCGACATCGGCAAAATCAACCTCTCCGACGGCGGCTGTAGAACTGACTCCCCTATCTCTGCCTGAGACGGCATCAGTTGAAGAGCGGTTAGTCTATTATGAGGCCCTGCTGACTCGTCAACCCCATCATCGTCAGGCTTGGTTGGATTATGCCGAGGCATTACTGCAAAGCCAACGCTGGACTGATGCGATCGCCGCCTATGAAGAAGCGATCACCCTCGACAATCAGGATGCAGATACCTGGCTACGTCATGGAACTCTACTGTATCGCACGGGCCGCTATGCCAATGCGGTGGACAGTTTTGATAATGCCATTGAACATCAGAATCTTGAGGAACCGGGGGGCCGCGATCGCTTGGTGGAAGCCTGGTTTGGCCGGGCAAACAGTTTCGGCCGTTTACAACGCTTAGATGAGGCCCTGGAAAGTTACGATCGCACCTTGGAGTTGAACCCCGATAAATATGAAGCTTGGTATAACCGGGGTAATACCTTCAGCAAGTTGCAACGCTTGGATGAGGCCCTGAAAAACTATGAACGGGCCCTGGAGATTCAGCCCAAGAGTCCAGAAATTTGGCATAATCGCGGTGCGATTCTCAATCGAATGCAGCATTTTCAAGAGGCGATCGCCTCCTATCGCCAAGCCGTTAAGTTACAACCGAACAAGTTTGAAGCGTGGTACAACTTGGGCAACGTCCTCAGTAATGTTAAACGCTATCAAGATGCTGTCAGTGCTTACGAGAAAGCGGCAAATATCAATCCTGATCGCTATGAGGTTTGGTACAACCACGCCGCTGTTTTAGTGAAAATCGACGAATATGACCGGGCGATCGCCTCCTATGAGAAAGTGACGAAACTCAAACCCGGACATTTTGAGGCTTGGTACAATCACGGCATCTTACTAGAAAAAATCGAACGCTACGACCAAGCATTAGACTGCTTTGATGCTGCGATCGAACTGCAATCTCAATCCTATGAAGCCTGGTATGCCAGCGGAACCACCCTCCAGAAACTTCAGCGATATCAAGAAGCCCTAAATGCCTATGAACGGGCGATTAAACTGAAACCCGAACAGTCAGAAGCTTGGTATAATCGGGGCCAACTCTTATCCCTTTTGAACAAACATCAAGAAGCCGTCGCTAGTTTGGGCAAAGCCTTCCAAATTCAGAATAATATGCTTCAAGCGAGTGCCATGTAGATGACGTCACAAACCCATGGAGAGTACAACATTGAATTCATGAAACAATCCTCCTAAAATACTCGTCTTATTAAACAATAATGAGTTAAAATAAAAAAGCTGAAATACATCAGCTAAAAACTCAAAAATCCACGGGTGTTTCTACCAGAAATGTTGCGTAAACCTGTATTCCTGGTGGAAACATCCAGGGGGAACCCCTACCTGATTTATCAGGGGATGACATCATCGATGGCGTTGGCGGAGATAACGTCATTGCCGCCAGCGATGGCAACGATAGCGTTGTCGGCGGTTCTGGAAATGATATGTTATTCGGCAACCAAGGGGATGACACCCTACGAGCCGGAGCCGGAAATGATAGTTTGTATGGAGGACAAGGGAATGATGTTCTCTTTGGGGATTCCGGAAATAACTATCTCTCGGGCGATCGCGGCAACGATACCATTTTCGGTGGCAGTGGTAACGACTTTATCCTCGGAGGAGAAGGGGACGACTACCTCATGGCCGGTGATGGGGACAACACCATCGCCGGGGGAGAAGGAAACGACACCATCGAAGGGGGAAATGGCAGTGATTTACTCTTCGGCAACCAAGGAAATGATGTTATTCGCACCGGAGAAGGCAATAATACGGTCTATGGCGGTGCCGGAGATGACACCATTTTCGCCGGTCCCGGTAACAACTTCCTCTCGGGTGACTTAGGGGCTGATGTTCTCGTCGGGGGTGAGGGAGAAGATACCTTTGCCATGTCTCGCCGCAGTGCCGATCTCACCAGCGGCGGCGTCAACGTCTCTGATGCCGATCGCATTCAGAACTTCGTGCGTGGTCAGGATAAGTTATTCCTCGATGGCTTACCCTTTGCCGATGTCAGCATTGAAGTTAGTGGCGATAACTCCATTATCAAAGATACTGTCACCAACCAGTTCCTCGCGGTGGTTGAAGGGGTATCTGACCTTGATGCGACGGACTTCTCCAGTGAGATTGCCGATCCTGAACCCCCGCGCACCTTTGAGTTTGTGAATGAAAACGGGGAACTCGTCAATTTCTACGAGTTCAATCAACAAGATGGAGGAAGCACCGCCGGCGAGTTAATCCCCCGCAGCATCTTCGTCAAACGCAGTGGAACCACTGGGGAAGACAACCTCTTGTTCAACAAAATCCCCGCCACCGCCTTTGAAAGGGTGGACTATCAAAGTCCCGGTTCTGAGGTGGAGTTACTTAACGGACAACGCCTCGTTAGTTTTGCTGATGGGCAAGGAACTGTCGCCTTTGACATCAATCTCATTAACGAAGTCTTGGGAACGGATGCTGAAGGGGACGATCGGTTCTTCTCCTTACAACTGAGGAAAGATACGACCGTTGTTGATAACGTCAACTTCCTGATTAATCGTCAACCGGCTGATGCTCCGCCCTTCGGTGGTGGTTTTACGTTTACTCGAGACGAGAAAACGATTGGCTCTGCCGGCGACGACCGTCAAGATGGACTTGCAACTTTTGTTCCCGGCACTCCCGACTTTATCCAGTTTACAATTGTCCGCCCCGAGTCCAGTGCCAATGTTGCTGCCACTGTTAATGTAAGCACCGGTACGAGCGCCCAAAACTCAGGCACTGGTGTCACCGATATCAACAACTTGGGGTCAGGCCCAGAGCAAGGCAATTTTCTAATTTTAGAAAATAAACCCATTGAGTTTGGCGTAGGCGAGACTGAGCGGACCTTCCAGGTTCAAGCGTTCTTCGACGGTGGGTCTAATAGCTTTATGCAAGTGTCTTTATCTGGAGACGGACTCGGCGCTATCCCCATCGCACAAGTCGATATCCTCTAACGATTCTGGCTGCATCCTCAACTTCAATCTCATCTCAACACCCCACAGGGGGGTGTTTTTTTTGCCTCCCACCCCCTCCTCCAACCTCTGTGACCTCGGGCAACCACAAGGGATTGCCCCTACATGGTTCCCCCCTCCCCCTTGACATGAAAAATCCATTTTGCTATAATAGAACCATAAATAAAGCTTCACCCCTCAATACAAAGCGCACCAAAATTTTGATTGAGGTTGGCAAGGCTTCGCGGCCCCGGTGCGGGCCGCGCAAAGCCAAACATCTAAGCAGCGCAATTTTGTTTTTGATTAACGTACAGAAATCAGAAACAAAAACTGGGGGCATCATACCCCCAGCCTGAATCTCAATTACGCATCCCCCACAGGATGACGTTCCTTAATCAAACGAATCGCGCGGCTGACACTCTCGGGGAGAATCACCACCAAACTATCCTTCGGCGCTTCATCGAGGGCAATGTTAATCGCCTTCTCCTCACTAAGAATCGACTCATAACGAGCATCAGGATTCACCTCCTGAATCCCCTTGCAAATCCAATCCGCCGCATCCCCCCGAGGTCGTCCCCGAGTATCATCATCCTCCTTGACAATGATTTGGTCGAAAATCTCCGCCGAGAGACGGCCCAACTCAACAAAATCCTCATCGCGGCGATCGCCCGGGCCCCCAATCACCCCAATACAAGACCCCGGCCAATTGCGGACAAAGCCTCCCAAGGCCTCATAACTCGCCGCATTATGGGCATAATCCACCAAGGCATGGAAATCACCCAAATCAAACAGATTCATCCGTCCCGGAGTCTGATCCACCGAGGCCTTAAAGGTCGCCAAACCCGCACGAATTGCCTCCAACTCAACCCCTTGCACATAGGTCGCAATACAAGCGGCCAAAGCATTCGCAATCATAAACGGCGCCATCCCCTTCAGCGTTAGCGGCACCTCCTCCGCCTTAGCAATCCGTACCATGGAACCGCCATCGAGAACCACCAGATAGCCATCCTGATACACCGCCGCCTTACCACCATTCTCCACATGACCCCGCACAATCTCATTATCCGGGTTCATCGAGAAATAGGCGATATTCGATCGCAGATTCTTCGCCATCCCCGCCACCAACACATCATCGGCATTGAGAACCGCATAGCCATCCGGGTGAACCGCCTCAGCCACCACCGCTTTCACACTGGCCATCTGTTCAATCGTATCAATATCACCAATGCCCAAATGGTCTGCGGCTACATTCAAGACCACCCCCACATTAGCTTCCTCAAAGGCCAAGCCAGAGCGCAGAATCCCCCCACGAGCAGTTTCTAACACCGCCATCTCCACCGTAGGATCTCCCAAAATCAGGCCCGCACTCTGGGGCCCCGTATTATCGCCAGCCTCCGCCAAAAAG
Proteins encoded:
- a CDS encoding tetratricopeptide repeat protein gives rise to the protein MGTHTLLALAALLAPEGSLEPSVLPMLPSLDNPSLETSADSNQVLAMASPEMSHPESQHQPQFMTADVSGADGSGADGSGGDVSGVGHSGPSLFHQYVSLYQALLMTLALSPLATLATFAVIRHRVLERLVADVRSKLGKLGDLENQLDHSSRKADRLLEELEQAVLQAHQQARSQVDGLTQEMEVQMDQLHQVERIRNECLHQLQVAVLEAYEAKDEKLAEIQKISPRAILQSMKPELRQKIDRVSQRLSAIQAIQEANRTLPIAAGGNAVADAVAEPEPPSTPVETSNPSTSAKSTSPTAAVELTPLSLPETASVEERLVYYEALLTRQPHHRQAWLDYAEALLQSQRWTDAIAAYEEAITLDNQDADTWLRHGTLLYRTGRYANAVDSFDNAIEHQNLEEPGGRDRLVEAWFGRANSFGRLQRLDEALESYDRTLELNPDKYEAWYNRGNTFSKLQRLDEALKNYERALEIQPKSPEIWHNRGAILNRMQHFQEAIASYRQAVKLQPNKFEAWYNLGNVLSNVKRYQDAVSAYEKAANINPDRYEVWYNHAAVLVKIDEYDRAIASYEKVTKLKPGHFEAWYNHGILLEKIERYDQALDCFDAAIELQSQSYEAWYASGTTLQKLQRYQEALNAYERAIKLKPEQSEAWYNRGQLLSLLNKHQEAVASLGKAFQIQNNMLQASAM
- a CDS encoding calcium-binding protein, with amino-acid sequence MLFGNQGDDTLRAGAGNDSLYGGQGNDVLFGDSGNNYLSGDRGNDTIFGGSGNDFILGGEGDDYLMAGDGDNTIAGGEGNDTIEGGNGSDLLFGNQGNDVIRTGEGNNTVYGGAGDDTIFAGPGNNFLSGDLGADVLVGGEGEDTFAMSRRSADLTSGGVNVSDADRIQNFVRGQDKLFLDGLPFADVSIEVSGDNSIIKDTVTNQFLAVVEGVSDLDATDFSSEIADPEPPRTFEFVNENGELVNFYEFNQQDGGSTAGELIPRSIFVKRSGTTGEDNLLFNKIPATAFERVDYQSPGSEVELLNGQRLVSFADGQGTVAFDINLINEVLGTDAEGDDRFFSLQLRKDTTVVDNVNFLINRQPADAPPFGGGFTFTRDEKTIGSAGDDRQDGLATFVPGTPDFIQFTIVRPESSANVAATVNVSTGTSAQNSGTGVTDINNLGSGPEQGNFLILENKPIEFGVGETERTFQVQAFFDGGSNSFMQVSLSGDGLGAIPIAQVDIL